The sequence below is a genomic window from Venturia canescens isolate UGA chromosome 9, ASM1945775v1, whole genome shotgun sequence.
CTTTTTGCTACGATCGACGTTGTAGGAGAAGAAGTTTACTTCACGCTTCGCCTGAGCTATCTCAGCATTGAGTCTCTGCTTGTGAACTGCCCTTTCGTAGGCCAAACGCTCACTCAAATGAATCCACTTGAACCTgatgcattgaaaaaaagaattgtagtgtagacaatataaattttatgactatataaacaatatttttaacaaCATTAATCATTTAGttttaataacttttttcGATGTAACACACTTCCCTATTGAATATAGTATGAATATTTATCACTTTCAAACACTGATTGTTTTTCAAGTTAATTGAAGTTGcataaatttcaaatagacGATAGTTAATGTCTTTGAATTTAGTTATCTGGTAAGTAACAAGTttaataattgagaaattaatttttgaGGTGTGCAAAAATACTGTACCTAGGTAAGTATTTAATGTTCCAGATGATATCAtaaaatttgctttttttctgtGTCGATACTTGCGTATTATTTAAAATTACTGCGACATGTTTTGCCACTTTTTTACTCTCAAATTCTACCCAGCCTTCTGTAAAATGTCTTGCTGcaacttttctctttttcttttttttcacagcaTCCGATTCTGTAATTGCAAAAAGACAAAGCAATTACAGCTGAAAACAATGAATCCAAATATATAGTGGGAAGCCAAATGTGAAGTTTCATTATAAAGAAAATTGCAGTTTCAACTGTTATATGTTTTCGTTTTCAGATACTTGCgatatttgaattttccattattATACAACAAAACGAATCTTCAATTTGTGGTTTGCCATGCTTTAATAGAAACActatatttatgatttttaagATCACTTACCCGTATCAGCCAGTTGTAAATAAACTCTTCCTACTTTCCCATACGTTGACATAAGTTCCCGAAGCTTGGTTACGTTCATGTATTTTGGTATTGttgacaaataaataataccacgttttttctttttggttaaaatttttgttggcGGAGGCttaatttgttcaattttacttGTATTGTCGGAATCCAAAACTGTTTCCGAATCCGAATCATTTTCCAGATCCAAATTATTTTCCGATTCAGACTCGTCTTCCGAAAGCATATTTTGCTCTTCAAACTTTCGTTTGGTTAACCCGAGTTTTTTACTAACCATCGTTTATTGTTTTCCAATCAAATGAAGTTcgtaatgaaaatattaattttggaaatatttgACGTctgaaagaatattttttccacgtGCTTTAACATCGAACCCATCGAACTGCAAATTGAACCAGTACGCTAATACTAGTTACTAAGTAAAGTAAGGTTAGGAAAATTAGGGATTGTGACGACTCGTTGGGTAGGCACGG
It includes:
- the LOC122416479 gene encoding activator of basal transcription 1-like, whose translation is MVSKKLGLTKRKFEEQNMLSEDESESENNLDLENDSDSETVLDSDNTSKIEQIKPPPTKILTKKKKRGIIYLSTIPKYMNVTKLRELMSTYGKVGRVYLQLADTESDAVKKKKKRKVAARHFTEGWVEFESKKVAKHVAVILNNTQVSTQKKSKFYDIIWNIKYLPRFKWIHLSERLAYERAVHKQRLNAEIAQAKREVNFFSYNVDRSKKLRKKEQEGVPSNFIAPTIKQRDTDMEIRSRKNNHQNEDRTTFLKSLFSTSG